Proteins encoded in a region of the Mycolicibacterium duvalii genome:
- a CDS encoding phytanoyl-CoA dioxygenase family protein: MIDIDGFATDGFVKIDGAAPREVADAARTLLWEGLAAEPDDPSTWTQPVLWTADLTGAGPCGEIARSPRVAEVLDALCGPGGWLPRGSLGNIPVRFPVSPPADDRGWHIDLNTPLPDGSWAVTSRPYTLLILTLLSEVTIDDAPTRLRAGSHRDAAAVLGDEPLDAVSAAQRVEPASAHRPVHHATGDPGDVYLVHPLTVHAADEHRGTTPRFMAQGPVLLTSPPSPAISACSSSAGLDKHAEIAGS, encoded by the coding sequence GTGATCGACATCGATGGGTTCGCAACCGACGGTTTCGTCAAGATCGACGGGGCCGCCCCGCGCGAGGTCGCCGACGCGGCACGCACCCTGTTGTGGGAAGGCCTGGCCGCCGAGCCCGACGATCCGTCGACCTGGACGCAGCCGGTGCTGTGGACGGCCGACCTGACCGGCGCCGGACCGTGCGGTGAGATCGCCCGCAGCCCTCGGGTGGCCGAGGTGCTCGACGCGCTGTGCGGCCCGGGCGGTTGGCTCCCGCGCGGTTCGCTGGGCAACATCCCGGTCCGGTTCCCGGTGTCGCCGCCGGCCGACGACCGCGGCTGGCACATCGACCTGAACACCCCACTGCCGGACGGCTCCTGGGCGGTGACCAGCCGCCCGTACACGCTGCTGATTCTGACGCTGCTCTCGGAGGTGACGATCGACGACGCGCCGACCCGTCTGCGGGCCGGCTCACACCGCGACGCTGCTGCCGTGCTGGGCGATGAGCCGCTCGATGCCGTCTCGGCCGCGCAACGTGTTGAGCCCGCCAGCGCGCACCGGCCGGTCCACCACGCCACCGGAGACCCGGGCGACGTGTACCTGGTGCATCCACTGACGGTGCACGCCGCCGACGAACACCGCGGCACCACACCCCGCTTCATGGCGCAGGGACCTGTGCTGCTGACCTCTCCCCCCTCCCCCGCGATTTCGGCGTGTTCGTCGTCGGCCGGCCTCGATAAGCACGCCGAAATCGCAGGTTCGTAA
- a CDS encoding esterase family protein, with product MAFLRHRIRRVGARLAAAVLLPAALLTVTPPAPAHAFSREGLPIEQLDVPSPSMGRTIRVEYQHGGPHSLLLLDGLRAQDDHNGWNINTAAFEWFHESGVSVVMPVGGQSSFYADWYRPARGHAGTLTYKWETFLTRELPTWLAANRGQDPFGNAVVGLSMSGSAALTLAAWYPQMFKFASSLSGYLAPSQGLWPTLIDIAMQDAGGFDSFDMWGKPGSQAWLRADPTANINRLVANRTALWIYCGNGVPSDMDTGSDFGASFSAGYLETITLSTNKEFREKYLAAGGRNAVFNFPPNGTHSWAYWGAQLQAMKPDIVRLLVPPPPPPPPPPGAPLPPGAPLPPGAPLPPPAPPAG from the coding sequence GTGGCGTTTCTCCGACACCGGATCCGTCGCGTCGGCGCACGGCTGGCCGCCGCGGTGCTGTTGCCTGCCGCGCTGCTGACCGTGACGCCTCCGGCACCCGCGCACGCGTTCTCCCGGGAGGGTCTGCCGATCGAGCAGCTCGACGTCCCGTCGCCGTCGATGGGGCGCACCATCCGCGTCGAGTACCAGCACGGCGGCCCGCATTCGCTGTTGCTGCTCGACGGCCTGCGCGCGCAGGACGACCACAACGGCTGGAACATCAACACCGCCGCGTTCGAGTGGTTCCACGAGTCCGGGGTCTCGGTCGTCATGCCGGTCGGCGGCCAGTCCAGCTTCTACGCCGACTGGTACCGCCCGGCCCGGGGCCACGCGGGCACGCTGACCTACAAGTGGGAGACGTTCCTGACCCGCGAGCTGCCCACCTGGCTGGCGGCCAACCGAGGTCAGGACCCGTTCGGCAATGCGGTTGTGGGGCTGTCGATGTCGGGCAGTGCCGCGCTGACGCTCGCGGCCTGGTATCCGCAGATGTTCAAGTTCGCGTCGTCGCTGTCGGGGTATCTGGCCCCGTCACAAGGCCTGTGGCCGACCCTCATCGACATCGCGATGCAGGACGCCGGCGGCTTCGACTCCTTCGACATGTGGGGCAAGCCGGGCTCGCAGGCCTGGCTGCGCGCCGACCCGACCGCCAACATCAACCGGCTGGTGGCCAACCGCACCGCGCTCTGGATCTACTGCGGCAACGGGGTCCCCTCCGACATGGACACCGGCTCCGACTTCGGCGCCAGCTTCAGCGCCGGCTACCTGGAGACCATCACGCTGAGCACCAACAAGGAGTTCCGCGAGAAGTACCTCGCCGCGGGCGGGCGCAACGCGGTGTTCAATTTCCCGCCCAACGGCACCCACAGCTGGGCGTACTGGGGAGCGCAGCTGCAGGCGATGAAGCCAGACATCGTCCGGCTGCTCGTCCCACCTCCGCCTCCGCCTCCGCCGCCACCGGGAGCGCCCTTGCCCCCGGGAGCCCCGCTCCCGCCGGGAGCCCCCCTCCCGCCGCCGGCGCCACCAGCGGGCTAA
- a CDS encoding DUF4344 domain-containing metallopeptidase has product MRGAIVSGLAIALLVVGCAGQQETSTESAESPTAAAQAQGPEAATDDGDGTMVVTYQDASSPEAVNGRALLQDNTVLEDLAADINESLILPYDIALIGAECGEANAYWDPAEDSITICYEDADGALATFTADGVPDPTAAMLNSEIATFYHEVGHMAISIYDLPITGREEDVADQLAAYVLLQPGDDGRPDPEAVQAVKDFARTFQEGDSGELGAEDFADTHSFGETRAYNLQCWIYGADPDANADLVGDGGLPQDRADGCEDEYTQLDNAWSTLLEPHLK; this is encoded by the coding sequence ATGCGTGGTGCCATCGTGTCGGGGTTGGCGATCGCGCTGCTGGTGGTCGGATGCGCCGGGCAGCAGGAGACGTCGACGGAGTCTGCGGAGTCGCCCACCGCGGCGGCGCAGGCCCAGGGTCCGGAAGCCGCGACGGACGACGGCGACGGCACGATGGTCGTCACCTACCAGGACGCCTCGAGCCCCGAAGCGGTCAACGGCCGCGCGCTGCTGCAGGACAACACGGTGCTCGAGGACCTCGCCGCCGACATCAACGAATCGCTGATCCTGCCGTACGACATCGCGCTGATCGGCGCGGAATGCGGCGAGGCCAACGCGTACTGGGATCCGGCCGAGGACAGCATCACGATCTGCTACGAGGACGCCGACGGGGCGTTGGCGACCTTCACCGCCGACGGCGTGCCGGACCCGACCGCGGCGATGCTGAACTCCGAGATCGCCACCTTCTATCACGAGGTCGGGCACATGGCGATCAGCATCTACGACCTGCCGATCACCGGACGGGAAGAGGACGTCGCCGACCAGTTGGCGGCCTACGTGCTCCTGCAACCCGGGGACGACGGCAGGCCCGACCCCGAAGCCGTGCAGGCGGTCAAGGATTTCGCGCGCACGTTCCAGGAAGGGGACAGCGGCGAGCTCGGCGCGGAGGACTTCGCCGACACCCACTCCTTCGGCGAGACCCGCGCCTACAACCTGCAGTGCTGGATCTACGGCGCCGATCCCGACGCCAACGCCGACCTGGTCGGTGACGGCGGGCTGCCGCAGGACCGCGCCGACGGCTGCGAGGACGAGTACACCCAGCTCGACAATGCGTGGTCGACGCTGCTGGAGCCGCACCTGAAGTAG
- a CDS encoding sulfurtransferase, with translation MERVNEHVFISADEVARRLDAGEPLTLLDVRWTLAEPDGTQAYQRGHLPGAVYVSLEDELSDHAVTGRGRHPLPTGAAVQAAARRWGVRQGVPLVVYDDWNRAGSARAWWVLTAAGIPQVRILDGGLRAWSGELQTGTVDPDPGDVVVTHDDLYAGALRTVTADAAAGADVLLDARAPERYRGEVEPVDPVAGHIPGARNLPSTALLADGALLPEQELREALGETGEDVAVYCGSGVTASLVVAALASLGVDAALFPGSWSQWSSDPTRPVARK, from the coding sequence GTGGAGCGGGTGAACGAGCACGTCTTCATCAGCGCCGATGAGGTGGCGCGCCGGCTGGATGCGGGGGAGCCGCTCACGCTGCTCGATGTCCGGTGGACGCTGGCCGAACCCGACGGCACGCAGGCCTACCAACGCGGCCACCTGCCGGGCGCGGTGTACGTCTCGCTCGAGGACGAGCTCAGCGATCACGCGGTCACCGGCCGCGGCCGTCACCCACTGCCGACCGGGGCTGCGGTGCAGGCCGCCGCCCGGCGCTGGGGCGTGCGCCAGGGTGTACCGCTGGTGGTCTACGACGACTGGAACCGCGCCGGGTCGGCCCGCGCCTGGTGGGTGCTGACCGCCGCGGGCATCCCGCAGGTGCGCATCCTCGACGGTGGACTCCGCGCATGGAGCGGTGAATTGCAGACGGGCACAGTCGATCCCGATCCCGGCGATGTCGTCGTCACCCACGATGATCTGTACGCCGGCGCGTTGCGCACCGTCACCGCCGACGCGGCGGCCGGGGCCGACGTGCTCCTGGACGCGCGGGCACCCGAGCGCTACCGCGGCGAGGTCGAGCCCGTCGACCCGGTTGCCGGCCACATCCCCGGGGCGCGCAACCTGCCGAGCACCGCGCTGCTGGCTGACGGTGCGCTGCTGCCGGAGCAGGAGCTGCGGGAGGCGCTCGGCGAGACTGGCGAGGATGTCGCGGTGTACTGCGGATCCGGGGTGACCGCGTCGCTGGTGGTCGCAGCGCTGGCGTCGCTGGGTGTCGATGCGGCGCTGTTTCCGGGCTCGTGGTCGCAGTGGAGTTCCGACCCGACACGCCCGGTCGCGCGAAAGTGA
- a CDS encoding TVP38/TMEM64 family protein: MNSPDSVDDAPDISRRRHIARLAVFVVFLGVLFYLVAVQRVIDVEQVRSVVASTGPLAPLAYVVVSATLGAALVPGPVLAAASGFLFGPLLGTFVTLGATVGTAMMASLAGRRAGRDSARALLGPQRADRIDGLIARGGLWAVVGQRFVPGISDALASYAFGAFGVPLWQMAAGAFIGSAPRAFVYTALGSTLGEFSAPLLTAAIVVWCLTAVVGVFAARRGWQRWRSRQ; this comes from the coding sequence ATGAACAGCCCAGACAGCGTCGACGACGCCCCCGATATCTCGCGGCGCCGCCACATCGCGCGGTTGGCCGTGTTCGTGGTGTTCCTCGGCGTGCTGTTCTACCTGGTCGCGGTGCAGCGGGTGATCGACGTCGAGCAGGTACGGTCCGTGGTGGCCTCGACCGGGCCGCTGGCCCCGCTGGCCTACGTGGTGGTGTCGGCGACGCTGGGGGCGGCGCTGGTGCCCGGACCGGTGCTGGCGGCGGCCAGCGGCTTCCTGTTCGGTCCGCTGCTGGGCACGTTCGTCACACTGGGCGCGACGGTGGGCACCGCGATGATGGCCAGCCTGGCCGGGCGACGCGCCGGCCGCGACAGTGCCCGCGCGCTGCTGGGTCCGCAGCGCGCCGACCGGATCGACGGGCTCATCGCCAGAGGCGGGTTGTGGGCGGTGGTCGGTCAGCGCTTCGTGCCGGGGATCTCAGATGCGTTGGCGTCCTATGCGTTCGGCGCGTTCGGGGTCCCGCTGTGGCAGATGGCCGCCGGGGCGTTCATCGGGTCGGCGCCGCGCGCGTTCGTCTACACCGCGCTCGGTTCGACGCTCGGGGAGTTCTCTGCGCCGCTGTTGACCGCGGCGATCGTGGTGTGGTGCCTGACGGCGGTGGTCGGCGTGTTCGCCGCGCGCCGCGGCTGGCAGAGGTGGCGGTCCCGGCAATGA
- a CDS encoding AAA family ATPase: MTPIVLTDEFRHALNLLAGGGHLFLTGKAGTGKSTLIRRYLADTDRNVVVVAPTGIAALNVDGYTIHRLFGFRATTTLEDVRSGEYRPGRFTKTLASLDTLIIDEASMVRADVFDMVAAALERFGPQPGAPFGGVQIVLVGDLYQLPPVVSEHETSFFASTYETPYFFSAHSFRRDDFPTVSLTTVFRQLGDDRMTAILNEIREGVLLGHAMEQLNARADKDFVPPDDELWLTLAPTNRLVTARNRQQLQRLSGDEMAHQARASGDLTLFEAPVEETLRFKVGAQVMMLNNDQADRWVNGSIGRVVGVGYDRYGAVVEVEFPDGSVADVTPYTWEVTRPVVSGSSLGREVVGTYTQLPFKLAWAITIHKSQGQTLDRVVVDLTGGMFSTGQLYVALSRCTSLSGLVLKRPVLPKDLKTDRRIARFLRSAAGDAHARRYCAIGMLTVGDEGRMSRPRPVELAVAFDDGTAISTLINPQRDLADARTAFGISVSDVLLAPTLREAWTVIAPMLEGCTPVGVGIDEQLGLLDFELKRLGYVTAMPLGVELRGRRVTGQTALDRARAQLDAHQGVDAEPGSSAFAEPEAAESVSGLLVSRDPDVATPRADHLPGLSALLRVSRDVGAVLLGAEVARSLDSSWDTAAARSVADQLRAAAARVQLPAQVAARLREASRVLGVDIDVDDLCGHDEDITAVLVPQARICFTGTAQDADGRVVERWEMEDLARSAGLTPVKSVTKTRCDVLVTAEAGTQSGKARKAVEYGKPVFCAEDFFSWLAGRAPTPAE; the protein is encoded by the coding sequence ATGACGCCCATCGTGCTCACCGACGAGTTCCGCCACGCGCTGAACCTGTTGGCCGGCGGAGGGCACCTGTTCCTGACCGGAAAGGCGGGAACCGGCAAGTCGACGCTGATCCGCCGCTACCTCGCCGACACCGACCGCAACGTCGTCGTGGTCGCCCCGACCGGGATCGCCGCGCTCAACGTCGACGGCTACACCATCCACCGGCTCTTCGGTTTTCGCGCGACGACCACGCTTGAGGATGTCCGCTCCGGCGAGTACCGGCCGGGCCGCTTCACCAAGACCCTCGCATCGCTGGACACGCTGATCATCGACGAAGCCTCGATGGTGCGCGCCGACGTGTTCGACATGGTGGCCGCCGCGCTGGAGCGGTTCGGGCCGCAACCCGGTGCGCCGTTCGGCGGCGTACAGATCGTGCTGGTCGGCGATCTCTACCAGCTGCCTCCGGTCGTCAGCGAACACGAGACGAGCTTCTTCGCGTCGACGTATGAGACGCCGTACTTCTTCTCGGCGCACAGTTTCCGCCGCGACGACTTCCCGACGGTGTCGTTGACGACGGTGTTCCGCCAGCTCGGCGACGACCGGATGACCGCAATTCTCAACGAGATCCGCGAGGGCGTGTTGCTCGGCCATGCCATGGAGCAGCTCAACGCCCGGGCCGACAAGGACTTCGTGCCGCCCGACGATGAGCTGTGGTTGACCCTGGCACCGACCAACAGGCTCGTCACTGCCCGCAATCGCCAACAGCTGCAACGACTTTCCGGCGACGAGATGGCACACCAGGCGCGGGCATCGGGTGATCTGACGCTGTTCGAGGCACCGGTCGAGGAGACGCTGCGCTTCAAAGTCGGTGCGCAGGTGATGATGCTCAACAACGACCAGGCCGACCGCTGGGTCAACGGCAGCATCGGCCGCGTGGTCGGGGTGGGTTACGACCGGTACGGCGCGGTGGTCGAGGTCGAATTCCCCGACGGTTCGGTCGCCGACGTCACCCCCTACACCTGGGAGGTGACGCGCCCGGTGGTGTCCGGGTCGTCGCTGGGCCGCGAGGTGGTCGGCACCTACACGCAGCTGCCGTTCAAGTTGGCGTGGGCGATCACCATCCACAAGAGTCAGGGCCAGACGCTGGACCGGGTGGTCGTCGACCTGACCGGCGGGATGTTCTCGACCGGCCAGCTCTACGTGGCGCTGAGCCGCTGCACGTCTCTGTCCGGCCTGGTGCTCAAACGTCCTGTGCTGCCGAAGGATCTGAAGACCGACCGGCGCATCGCGCGGTTCCTGCGCAGCGCCGCCGGCGACGCGCACGCACGGCGCTACTGCGCGATCGGGATGCTGACCGTCGGCGACGAGGGACGGATGTCGCGGCCCCGGCCGGTGGAACTCGCGGTCGCGTTCGACGACGGCACCGCGATCTCGACGCTGATCAACCCGCAGCGCGATCTGGCGGACGCGCGAACAGCGTTCGGCATCAGTGTTTCCGACGTGTTGCTCGCGCCGACGCTGCGGGAGGCCTGGACGGTCATCGCGCCGATGCTGGAGGGCTGCACCCCCGTCGGCGTCGGCATCGACGAGCAGCTGGGCCTGCTCGACTTCGAGCTCAAACGGCTCGGGTATGTGACGGCGATGCCGCTGGGTGTGGAGCTGCGCGGCCGCCGCGTCACCGGGCAGACTGCCCTGGATCGGGCCCGCGCCCAGCTGGACGCCCACCAGGGTGTCGACGCCGAGCCGGGCTCGTCGGCGTTCGCGGAACCGGAGGCTGCGGAATCGGTTTCGGGTCTGCTCGTCAGCCGCGACCCCGACGTCGCGACCCCGAGGGCCGACCACCTGCCCGGGTTGTCGGCGCTGCTGCGGGTCAGCCGCGACGTCGGCGCGGTGCTGCTCGGCGCGGAGGTGGCGCGCAGCCTGGATTCGTCGTGGGACACCGCGGCGGCGCGGTCGGTGGCCGACCAGTTGCGCGCAGCCGCGGCGCGGGTGCAGCTGCCCGCGCAGGTGGCCGCGCGGCTGCGGGAGGCGTCGCGGGTGCTGGGCGTCGACATCGACGTCGACGATCTGTGTGGGCACGACGAGGACATCACGGCGGTGCTGGTGCCGCAGGCGCGGATCTGCTTCACCGGAACCGCACAGGACGCCGACGGCCGGGTGGTCGAACGCTGGGAGATGGAGGACCTGGCCCGCTCGGCCGGGCTGACGCCGGTGAAGTCGGTGACCAAAACCCGCTGCGACGTCCTGGTGACCGCCGAGGCCGGCACGCAGTCGGGCAAGGCACGCAAAGCCGTGGAGTACGGCAAGCCGGTGTTCTGCGCGGAGGACTTCTTCAGCTGGCTGGCCGGCCGCGCCCCCACCCCCGCGGAATAG
- a CDS encoding threonine aldolase family protein translates to MAQVSVSTAFASDNAAPAHPAALVALQQVNDGSAAAYGADEVTAHAADALRETFGCPDAEVLFTFTGTAANIIALASAVQPWQEILCSDIAHILVDEAGGPVRLSGAQLTRLPSSDGLIDPTALDRHAARRGPVHHSQPRIVSITQSTENGRVWPAPAMTQFVDHAHDLDLLVHVDGSRLANAVAALGVSPEEAIGDADIITVGGTKNGMLFGDALLVRTPRHFPGIRFVQKQIGHLASKNRFVAAQFLAFLRDDLWLRTATHANAQAAQLGAGFQRLGLRLACPVEANEVFVELDAETHRRLGEYYAVHQPDLEVPVVRFVCAWSTTDGEIDDVLNTLRGLL, encoded by the coding sequence ATGGCGCAGGTGTCTGTGTCCACCGCGTTCGCCTCCGACAATGCGGCCCCGGCGCACCCGGCGGCGCTGGTGGCGCTGCAGCAGGTCAACGACGGCTCGGCCGCCGCGTACGGCGCAGACGAGGTCACCGCGCACGCTGCGGATGCGCTGCGCGAGACGTTCGGCTGCCCGGATGCCGAGGTGCTGTTCACCTTCACCGGCACCGCGGCCAACATCATCGCGTTGGCCTCGGCGGTGCAGCCATGGCAGGAAATCCTGTGCAGCGACATCGCCCACATCCTCGTCGACGAGGCCGGCGGGCCGGTGCGGCTCTCCGGAGCTCAGCTGACCCGGCTGCCCAGCAGCGACGGCCTGATCGACCCGACCGCACTCGATCGGCACGCGGCGCGGCGCGGGCCGGTGCACCACTCCCAGCCGCGCATCGTCAGCATCACGCAATCCACCGAGAACGGCCGTGTCTGGCCGGCACCAGCGATGACGCAGTTCGTCGACCACGCCCACGACCTCGACCTACTCGTCCACGTCGACGGCTCCCGCCTGGCCAATGCCGTTGCCGCGCTCGGCGTCTCCCCAGAGGAAGCCATCGGCGACGCCGACATCATCACCGTCGGCGGCACCAAGAACGGCATGCTGTTCGGCGACGCGCTGCTGGTGCGCACCCCGCGGCACTTCCCGGGAATCCGGTTCGTGCAGAAGCAGATCGGACACCTGGCCAGCAAGAACCGGTTCGTCGCCGCGCAGTTCCTGGCGTTTCTGCGCGATGACCTGTGGCTGCGCACGGCCACGCACGCCAACGCGCAGGCCGCGCAGTTGGGCGCCGGGTTCCAACGGCTCGGGCTGCGCCTGGCGTGCCCGGTCGAGGCCAACGAGGTGTTCGTCGAACTCGACGCCGAGACCCATCGCCGGCTCGGCGAGTACTACGCCGTGCACCAGCCCGACCTCGAGGTTCCGGTGGTGCGGTTCGTGTGCGCGTGGTCGACGACCGACGGCGAGATCGACGACGTGCTGAACACCCTGCGCGGGCTGCTCTGA
- a CDS encoding aldehyde dehydrogenase family protein, with protein sequence MSTYPAFDTMPIGTRWRAGSAGKTRASTDPYTGDTLTEIAQADEDDLNEAYRSAVDAQRDWADAPPGERAGVLRAAADVMTDRKDEIVDWLVRETGGTLAKAELEWSLVRSVMWEAAGMPHHVAGRIIPSDIPGKESRVYREPVGVVAVISPWNFPMQLSNRSVAPALAVGNAVVLKPAGDTPVTGGLLLARIFEEAGLPDGLLSVVVGSGSDIGDAIVTHPTPRVVSFTGSTPVGKGIAEKAGLKKLALELGGNGPFVVLDDADLELAVQAGVFGSFFHQGQICMIANRIIADAAIYDEFLDRFVAKVKTLTVGDPRDPDVQLGPIINSSQVESIQDKLQRARDDGAEVVLGGDPFGPTGQCLPPHVLTGTNDVATAREEVFGPVMTVIRADGEEDALRIANDTEYGLSSAVFSRDVERAVRFGRRIEAGMTHINDAPVNDDANTAFGGEKDSGIGRFGGQWAIDEFTTDHWVSVQHAPRTYAI encoded by the coding sequence ATGAGCACCTACCCTGCCTTCGACACCATGCCGATCGGCACCCGGTGGCGGGCGGGCTCGGCCGGCAAGACGCGGGCCAGCACCGATCCGTACACCGGCGACACCCTGACCGAGATCGCACAGGCCGACGAGGACGACCTCAATGAGGCCTACCGGTCCGCCGTTGACGCACAACGGGACTGGGCCGACGCGCCGCCGGGGGAACGCGCCGGCGTGCTCCGCGCCGCCGCGGATGTGATGACCGACCGCAAGGACGAGATCGTCGACTGGCTGGTCCGCGAGACCGGCGGCACGCTGGCCAAGGCGGAGCTGGAGTGGAGCCTGGTGCGCTCGGTGATGTGGGAGGCGGCGGGCATGCCCCACCATGTCGCCGGCCGCATCATTCCCTCCGACATCCCCGGCAAGGAGAGCCGCGTCTACCGCGAACCGGTCGGGGTGGTGGCGGTGATCTCGCCATGGAACTTCCCGATGCAGCTGTCGAATCGTTCTGTCGCACCGGCTTTGGCCGTCGGCAACGCGGTGGTGCTCAAGCCGGCCGGTGACACCCCGGTCACCGGTGGTCTGCTGCTGGCCCGGATCTTCGAGGAAGCCGGGCTGCCCGACGGGCTGCTGTCGGTGGTGGTGGGTTCCGGCTCGGACATCGGCGACGCGATCGTCACCCACCCCACCCCGCGGGTGGTCAGCTTCACCGGGTCGACCCCGGTGGGCAAGGGCATCGCGGAGAAGGCGGGTCTGAAAAAGCTGGCGCTCGAACTGGGCGGCAACGGCCCGTTCGTGGTGCTCGACGACGCCGACCTCGAGCTGGCGGTGCAGGCCGGGGTGTTCGGTTCGTTCTTCCACCAGGGCCAGATCTGTATGATCGCCAACCGGATCATCGCCGACGCCGCCATCTATGACGAATTCCTGGACCGCTTCGTCGCGAAGGTCAAGACGCTCACCGTCGGCGACCCCCGCGACCCGGACGTGCAGCTCGGCCCCATCATCAACTCCTCGCAGGTGGAGAGCATCCAGGACAAACTGCAGCGCGCCCGCGACGACGGCGCGGAGGTGGTGCTCGGCGGCGATCCGTTCGGCCCGACGGGCCAGTGTCTGCCCCCGCACGTGCTCACCGGCACCAACGACGTCGCCACCGCCCGCGAGGAGGTGTTCGGCCCGGTGATGACGGTGATCCGCGCCGACGGCGAAGAAGACGCGCTGCGCATTGCCAACGACACCGAATACGGCTTGTCCTCAGCGGTTTTCAGCCGCGATGTCGAGCGCGCGGTCCGCTTCGGGCGGCGCATCGAGGCAGGCATGACCCACATCAACGACGCGCCGGTCAACGACGACGCCAACACCGCGTTCGGTGGCGAGAAGGACTCCGGGATCGGGCGGTTCGGCGGTCAGTGGGCCATCGACGAGTTCACCACCGATCACTGGGTGTCGGTGCAGCACGCACCGCGCACGTACGCTATCTGA
- a CDS encoding NAD(P)H-dependent flavin oxidoreductase produces the protein MALQVPIVNAPMGGVAGGRLAAAVSRAGGLGMIGMGSSATTAKLEDELAHTRGLDRPLGIGLIGWVVDREPALLDAALAARPALLSVSFGDDWSWVARAHDAGATTATQVADLDEARRAADAGVDVLVARGAEGGGHGRPRVGTLPLLAEVVEQMSVPVLAAGGIGSARALSAVLAAGAAGAWVGTALAACEESLLTDPARATMFDAHSADTLTTRAFDVALGYPWPLELPERVLRNTFTDRWRGREDEIDDAARDCLRAAIAADDYAVAPINAGQAVGQVTSTEPAAAVIARLAGTGT, from the coding sequence ATGGCACTGCAGGTGCCGATCGTCAACGCCCCGATGGGCGGGGTGGCCGGTGGCCGGCTCGCCGCGGCGGTGTCGCGCGCCGGGGGGTTGGGCATGATCGGAATGGGCAGCAGCGCAACGACAGCGAAGCTGGAAGACGAACTCGCCCACACCCGCGGCCTGGACCGCCCGTTAGGGATCGGCCTGATCGGCTGGGTCGTCGACCGGGAGCCCGCGCTGCTGGACGCCGCGCTGGCCGCCCGGCCGGCGCTGCTGTCGGTCAGCTTCGGTGACGACTGGTCCTGGGTGGCCCGCGCCCACGACGCCGGCGCCACCACCGCCACCCAGGTCGCCGACCTGGACGAGGCGCGGCGCGCCGCGGACGCCGGCGTCGACGTGCTGGTCGCCCGCGGCGCCGAGGGCGGCGGCCACGGCCGGCCCCGCGTCGGCACGCTGCCGCTGCTCGCCGAGGTCGTCGAGCAGATGTCGGTGCCGGTGCTCGCGGCCGGTGGAATCGGTTCGGCCCGTGCGCTTTCGGCGGTGCTGGCGGCCGGAGCGGCGGGCGCCTGGGTCGGGACGGCGCTGGCGGCCTGTGAAGAGTCGCTGCTGACCGACCCGGCCCGCGCGACGATGTTCGACGCGCACAGCGCCGACACCCTGACCACCCGGGCGTTCGACGTCGCCCTGGGCTATCCGTGGCCGCTCGAGCTACCGGAACGGGTGCTGCGCAACACCTTCACCGACCGCTGGCGCGGCCGCGAAGACGAGATAGACGACGCCGCCAGAGATTGCCTGCGCGCGGCGATCGCCGCCGACGACTATGCGGTCGCGCCGATCAACGCGGGACAGGCCGTCGGGCAGGTCACCTCGACCGAACCGGCCGCGGCGGTCATCGCGCGTCTGGCCGGGACCGGCACCTAG
- a CDS encoding alpha/beta fold hydrolase has translation MTVVFVHGNPETSAIWGPLVDVLGRDDVVLLSPPGFGAPLPAGFGATYLEYRDWLEDELSRIDGPIDLVGHDWGGGHVLNVVMHRPELVRSWVSDVVGLFDPDYVWHDMAQVWQTPGAGEELIANMMGGGVEARTELMRSLGIPADIAAALAEHQNDDMGRAILALYRSAAQPAMAEAGKSLENAAARPGLSLLATADPYIGKIGTRHRAAERAGARTEMLDGLGHWWMVEDPARGAAALTAFWSTLD, from the coding sequence ATGACGGTGGTGTTCGTACACGGCAACCCGGAAACCTCAGCGATCTGGGGACCACTGGTCGACGTGCTGGGCCGCGACGACGTGGTGCTGCTGTCGCCGCCCGGTTTCGGGGCGCCGCTGCCCGCCGGGTTCGGCGCCACCTACCTGGAGTACCGGGACTGGCTCGAAGACGAGCTGTCGCGCATCGACGGCCCGATCGACCTGGTCGGCCACGACTGGGGCGGCGGGCACGTCCTCAATGTCGTGATGCACCGGCCCGAGCTCGTCCGCAGCTGGGTCAGCGACGTCGTCGGGCTGTTCGACCCGGATTACGTCTGGCACGACATGGCCCAGGTGTGGCAGACCCCGGGCGCGGGTGAGGAACTGATCGCGAACATGATGGGCGGCGGTGTGGAGGCCCGTACCGAGTTGATGCGGTCGCTGGGCATTCCTGCCGATATCGCCGCGGCGCTGGCCGAACACCAGAACGATGACATGGGCCGGGCGATCCTCGCGCTGTACCGGTCGGCCGCCCAGCCCGCGATGGCCGAGGCCGGCAAGTCGTTGGAGAACGCGGCGGCCCGCCCGGGCCTGTCGCTGCTGGCCACCGCTGACCCCTACATCGGGAAGATCGGCACCCGGCACCGGGCCGCCGAGCGGGCCGGCGCCCGGACCGAGATGCTCGACGGGTTGGGGCACTGGTGGATGGTCGAGGACCCGGCGCGCGGCGCGGCGGCGCTGACCGCGTTCTGGTCGACGCTGGACTAG